One window of Rhodopirellula bahusiensis genomic DNA carries:
- a CDS encoding arylsulfatase, with amino-acid sequence MSNAFAVESATDPGSATARPNIVLIVADDLGYSELGCYGQAKIRTPRLDQLAAEGIKLTNFYSGNAVCAPSRCCLMTGKHPGHAHVRDNGDPKIDPAIREKLELEYPGQYPLPVEEITIAEHLKSVGYRTGAFGKWGLGHFGTTGDPNDQGFDLFYGFNCQRHAHNHYPKFLWRNRVKEVQPGNDRTLHGETYSQDQFVNEACDFIRRSVAEDKTQPFFAYLPFAVPHLSIQVPEDEVDEYEGVIEEAEYEHRGYLKHPRPRAGYAAMVTRMDEGVGQVVDLIDSLGLGENTLILFTSDNGPTYNRLGGSDSDYFESAKGMKGLKGQLDEGGIRVPMIARQTGVVPAGRTSDWIGAWWDFLPTLTDAAGVKVDASTTDGVSFLPLLHGESQKDHEFLYWESPGYSGQQAIRMGDWKAIRKGLSRRPKKGVTEPPAFALYDLSKDLAESTDVSQSHPDVMAKIQAIAKQQHVPSEHFPLRAID; translated from the coding sequence ATGTCCAACGCCTTTGCCGTCGAGTCAGCCACTGATCCAGGTTCGGCGACCGCCCGTCCGAACATTGTTCTGATCGTTGCGGACGATTTGGGTTACAGCGAACTGGGGTGTTATGGGCAAGCGAAGATTCGAACGCCTCGTTTGGATCAGCTAGCGGCGGAAGGAATCAAACTCACCAATTTCTATTCTGGGAATGCGGTTTGCGCACCAAGTCGTTGCTGCTTGATGACTGGCAAGCATCCCGGCCACGCGCACGTTCGCGACAACGGGGATCCTAAGATCGATCCAGCGATTCGCGAAAAATTGGAACTGGAATATCCCGGGCAGTACCCTTTGCCTGTTGAAGAGATCACGATCGCGGAGCATCTGAAGTCGGTTGGCTATCGGACGGGGGCGTTCGGCAAATGGGGACTGGGTCACTTCGGAACGACGGGTGACCCAAACGATCAAGGATTTGATTTGTTCTATGGTTTCAACTGCCAACGTCACGCGCACAATCACTATCCAAAATTTCTGTGGCGAAACCGAGTCAAGGAAGTTCAGCCAGGCAACGATCGAACGTTGCACGGCGAAACTTATTCGCAAGATCAATTTGTGAACGAGGCCTGTGACTTCATTCGTCGAAGCGTTGCGGAGGACAAGACGCAGCCGTTCTTTGCCTATCTGCCTTTCGCGGTGCCTCACCTTTCGATTCAGGTGCCCGAAGACGAAGTCGACGAATACGAAGGTGTGATCGAAGAAGCCGAGTACGAGCATCGCGGTTATCTCAAACACCCACGTCCGCGAGCCGGCTACGCAGCGATGGTGACTCGAATGGACGAAGGGGTTGGGCAAGTCGTCGACTTGATCGATTCTTTGGGGCTGGGTGAGAACACGTTGATCCTGTTCACGTCCGACAATGGTCCGACGTACAACCGTTTGGGCGGATCTGACAGCGATTACTTCGAATCGGCCAAGGGAATGAAAGGCCTGAAGGGGCAGCTCGACGAAGGTGGTATTCGTGTGCCGATGATCGCTCGTCAAACAGGAGTCGTTCCGGCTGGTCGGACGTCGGATTGGATCGGCGCGTGGTGGGATTTTTTGCCAACGCTGACGGACGCCGCTGGTGTGAAGGTCGACGCGAGCACGACGGACGGTGTCTCGTTTCTGCCATTGCTTCATGGCGAGAGCCAGAAGGACCACGAGTTTCTGTATTGGGAATCGCCGGGTTACAGCGGCCAACAAGCGATTCGAATGGGCGATTGGAAAGCGATCCGAAAGGGTTTGTCACGTCGTCCCAAAAAGGGCGTGACAGAGCCACCGGCGTTTGCCCTGTATGACTTGTCGAAGGATTTAGCGGAGTCGACTGACGTGAGTCAATCGCACCCAGACGTGATGGCCAAGATCCAGGCGATCGCGAAACAGCAGCATGTTCCCAGCGAACACTTTCCTCTCAGGGCGATCGACTGA
- a CDS encoding arylsulfatase B, whose amino-acid sequence MNMVKRLRVLFSKWAFGLRIGSSLTILVCFLGASSKVSAETTGSIQPPHIVHIIADDLGWNDVAFHGSDIRTPNIDRLARESVVLDRFYVTPICSPTRAGVLTGLYPFRFGIWGGVVSPTKRHGLPPETRTTPEFLAELGYQHRAMFGKWHLGLASTMFHPLRHGMTQFYGHYNGAIDYFSRKRFGELDWHRDYASIHENGYSTDLIGNAVVDFIDRNAGGDPLYAYVAFNAPHSPLQAKRSDLVEYGFDPDGDLAPNTDRKIARRENALNYGERGKGNTIRQTFSAMTTAMDQQVGRILEAIDRNGMRENTLVVFHSDNGADPKHGGSNTPLRGKKFSTWEGGVRVMATIRWPRELPSGVTFNSVASYVDLMPTMIAAAGGASPTETDGVNLLPYLSGQASPPERTILLGEATVVSDRWKLKDGELFDLKDDPNEASPIDDPDPNVLSGLSESLRRYSSMVGPAVTSRLPEPESWPPSEWKLPEEESPIR is encoded by the coding sequence ATGAATATGGTGAAACGACTTCGTGTTCTCTTCAGCAAGTGGGCATTTGGTTTGCGAATCGGATCGTCACTCACAATCCTCGTTTGCTTTTTGGGGGCTAGCTCGAAGGTTTCGGCAGAGACCACTGGCAGCATTCAACCGCCGCATATCGTGCACATCATTGCGGATGACTTGGGGTGGAATGATGTTGCTTTTCATGGCAGTGATATTCGCACGCCCAACATCGATCGGTTGGCCCGTGAGTCGGTGGTGCTCGATCGGTTTTATGTGACCCCCATTTGTTCGCCGACTCGTGCGGGAGTGCTGACCGGTTTGTACCCGTTTCGTTTTGGCATTTGGGGCGGTGTGGTCTCGCCGACCAAGCGACACGGGCTGCCACCTGAAACACGAACGACGCCGGAATTTCTGGCGGAACTGGGGTATCAACATCGAGCGATGTTCGGCAAGTGGCACCTGGGGCTCGCGTCGACAATGTTTCATCCACTGCGTCATGGGATGACTCAGTTCTATGGTCACTACAACGGAGCGATTGATTACTTCAGTCGAAAACGCTTTGGTGAGTTGGATTGGCATCGCGATTACGCCAGCATTCACGAGAATGGGTATTCAACGGATTTGATCGGCAACGCGGTGGTGGACTTCATCGACCGAAACGCGGGAGGCGATCCGCTGTATGCCTACGTCGCGTTCAATGCGCCGCATTCTCCGCTGCAAGCGAAACGCTCCGACCTCGTCGAATATGGTTTTGACCCAGACGGCGATCTGGCTCCCAACACCGATCGCAAAATCGCGAGGCGTGAGAATGCATTGAACTACGGCGAGCGTGGCAAGGGCAACACGATCCGGCAGACATTTTCCGCGATGACTACCGCGATGGATCAGCAGGTCGGACGTATCCTGGAAGCCATCGATCGCAACGGAATGCGTGAAAACACGCTCGTGGTTTTTCACAGTGACAACGGCGCGGATCCCAAACATGGAGGAAGCAATACGCCTCTTCGCGGGAAGAAATTCAGTACGTGGGAAGGTGGTGTCCGCGTGATGGCAACCATCCGTTGGCCTCGCGAGTTGCCCTCGGGAGTCACGTTCAATTCCGTTGCGAGCTATGTCGATCTGATGCCAACGATGATCGCTGCAGCGGGTGGGGCTTCACCGACGGAGACAGACGGCGTGAACCTGCTGCCGTATTTGTCCGGACAAGCTTCGCCGCCAGAGCGAACGATTTTGCTGGGGGAGGCCACGGTGGTTTCCGATCGTTGGAAGTTGAAGGATGGCGAGTTGTTCGATTTGAAAGACGATCCGAACGAAGCCTCTCCGATCGACGACCCCGATCCCAATGTGTTGAGTGGTCTCAGCGAATCATTGAGGCGTTATTCGTCGATGGTCGGCCCTGCGGTGACGTCACGTTTGCCGGAGCCAGAAAGCTGGCCGCCCTCGGAGTGGAAGCTACCCGAGGAAGAATCGCCAATCCGCTGA
- a CDS encoding IlvD/Edd family dehydratase — protein sequence MNPNPDRDPTQLRSHRWFGRDDLRSFGHRSRLKGMGFDDIDYRDRPVVAILNTWSELNTCHSHFRDRADEVRRGILQSGGFPVEVPVMSLGEMMMKPTTMLYRNLLAMEVEEVLRCHPIDAAVLMGGCDKTVPAMLMGAISADIPSLFLPAGAMLRARWKDQTLGSGSDAWKYWDQRLAGNLCDRDWNQVENCIAASAGTCMTMGTASTMACVAEAMGWTLPSAATIPAVMADHSRLAVATGRRAVDMAWEQLKPSTFFDSRSIDNGLTTSLAIGGSTNAIVHLIAIAGRLGETLTLDRFDELSRQTPVLGDLRPGGRFLMQDFFEAGGLPALLQRLRDLLNLDCKTVAGTTLGEQIEEAEVHDNEVIRTRENPVSPAGGVCLLRGNLAPSGCVIKSIAASKKLLHHRGRAVVFNDYPEMKKNINDPDLEVDENSVLILRSAGPLGAPGFPEWGMLPIPKKLLQAGVTDMVRMSDARMSGTSYGTCVLHIAPESAAGGPLALVETGDEIEINVPERSIHWHIDDDELARRRANQPGAAPEPARGYMKLYAKHVTQADQGCDFDFLAGRSPGEEPAIH from the coding sequence ATGAATCCCAATCCCGACCGTGACCCAACCCAATTGCGTTCCCATCGTTGGTTCGGCCGTGACGACTTACGTTCTTTTGGCCACCGTTCACGCTTGAAAGGGATGGGTTTCGACGACATTGATTACCGCGATCGTCCCGTTGTCGCGATTCTGAATACTTGGAGTGAACTGAATACCTGCCACTCGCATTTTCGCGATCGAGCGGATGAGGTCCGGCGTGGCATCTTGCAATCCGGCGGCTTCCCCGTCGAAGTGCCCGTGATGTCACTGGGCGAAATGATGATGAAGCCAACCACGATGCTGTATCGCAACCTGTTGGCAATGGAAGTCGAGGAAGTTCTGCGTTGTCACCCGATCGATGCGGCGGTGTTGATGGGCGGCTGCGACAAAACTGTTCCCGCGATGTTGATGGGAGCAATTAGCGCGGACATCCCCAGTCTCTTTTTGCCGGCCGGAGCAATGTTGCGAGCCCGCTGGAAAGATCAAACACTGGGCAGCGGCAGCGATGCTTGGAAGTATTGGGACCAACGATTGGCAGGCAACCTTTGCGATCGCGATTGGAACCAAGTTGAAAACTGTATCGCCGCGTCCGCTGGCACCTGCATGACGATGGGAACGGCCAGCACGATGGCCTGCGTCGCGGAAGCGATGGGTTGGACGCTTCCGTCCGCCGCCACCATTCCCGCCGTGATGGCTGATCACTCCCGATTGGCCGTCGCAACCGGACGACGCGCCGTCGACATGGCTTGGGAACAACTCAAACCCAGTACATTCTTTGACTCACGCAGCATCGACAATGGACTGACAACGTCTTTGGCAATCGGCGGCAGCACCAACGCGATTGTGCACCTGATCGCCATCGCAGGCCGACTCGGCGAAACCTTGACGCTCGACCGCTTCGATGAACTGTCGCGGCAAACTCCAGTTCTGGGTGACTTGCGCCCCGGCGGTCGATTCCTCATGCAGGACTTCTTCGAAGCCGGCGGACTGCCCGCCCTGCTGCAACGTCTTCGCGATCTGCTGAATTTGGATTGCAAAACCGTCGCCGGGACAACACTCGGTGAACAAATCGAAGAAGCCGAAGTGCACGACAACGAAGTCATCCGGACTCGCGAGAATCCGGTCTCACCGGCGGGAGGCGTCTGCTTGCTGCGTGGCAACCTGGCCCCATCTGGGTGCGTGATTAAATCCATTGCCGCCAGCAAAAAGTTGCTGCATCATCGCGGCCGTGCGGTGGTCTTCAATGACTACCCCGAGATGAAAAAAAACATCAACGATCCCGACTTGGAGGTGGATGAAAACAGCGTGTTAATTCTTCGTTCGGCCGGTCCGCTCGGTGCCCCCGGTTTTCCAGAATGGGGCATGTTGCCGATTCCTAAAAAACTCTTGCAGGCCGGTGTCACCGACATGGTCCGCATGAGCGACGCGCGGATGAGCGGAACCAGTTACGGAACCTGCGTCCTACACATCGCTCCAGAAAGTGCCGCGGGCGGACCGTTGGCTCTCGTCGAAACCGGTGATGAGATTGAGATCAATGTGCCAGAGCGTTCGATTCATTGGCACATCGACGATGACGAACTTGCTCGACGCCGAGCGAACCAACCGGGCGCTGCACCCGAACCCGCTCGCGGTTACATGAAGCTCTACGCGAAACATGTGACGCAAGCTGACCAGGGATGCGACTTCGATTTCCTCGCCGGTCGGTCACCGGGCGAAGAACCCGCCATCCACTGA
- a CDS encoding MOSC domain-containing protein yields the protein MTDSLRIVSVQIGACQSYFKNGDPNRPWVSAIEKSVVFGPVPTSELGLDGDEQADKVHHGGVDKAVLGYCESHYSFWKTEFPEINWGSGAFGENLTLSGMLESEVCVGDIFECQSATAGGLCLQVSQPREPCWKLSQRWGLPKLAVRVQATRRTGWYMRVLHRGDLQAGQTLSLVERPHPEFTIDVANDILFAKPRDAAADLRLAGCQHLSEAWKENLIRRSAKHVS from the coding sequence ATGACTGATTCGTTGCGAATTGTTTCTGTTCAAATTGGGGCTTGCCAGTCTTATTTCAAAAATGGCGATCCGAATCGACCCTGGGTATCCGCCATTGAAAAAAGTGTCGTGTTCGGTCCGGTGCCGACTTCGGAGTTAGGTCTGGACGGTGATGAACAAGCGGACAAAGTGCACCATGGCGGAGTCGACAAGGCCGTCTTGGGTTATTGCGAATCGCACTATTCTTTTTGGAAAACCGAATTTCCTGAGATCAATTGGGGATCCGGTGCGTTTGGAGAAAACCTGACTCTTTCCGGCATGCTCGAGTCCGAAGTGTGCGTCGGTGATATTTTTGAGTGCCAATCTGCGACTGCTGGTGGTCTTTGCTTGCAAGTTTCACAGCCTCGAGAGCCGTGTTGGAAGTTGTCCCAACGTTGGGGGCTGCCTAAGTTAGCGGTGCGAGTTCAGGCAACGCGGCGGACTGGGTGGTACATGCGGGTATTACATCGTGGGGATCTGCAAGCCGGTCAAACGCTGAGTTTGGTCGAACGGCCTCATCCCGAGTTCACCATCGATGTTGCGAACGACATATTGTTTGCGAAACCTCGTGATGCCGCGGCGGATCTTCGGTTGGCCGGATGCCAGCATTTGTCAGAAGCTTGGAAAGAAAACTTGATTCGTCGGAGTGCCAAACATGTCTCTTGA
- the polX gene encoding DNA polymerase/3'-5' exonuclease PolX, translating to MDNSAVAAVFEELAELLEFQGENPFRIRAYQNGARAIRDLDEPIANLASDPDRDLSKLPGIGKTIAEKTKVLLETGSLPQLEKLREAVPEVVIQMSRIPGLGAKKASKLREELGIESLEDLAAACREGRVASLKGFAKKTEAAILDGMAIAKAASERIYWSKADDLTREIGKHMQACDVIEQMEWAGSYRRGRDTVGDLDLLAVASDRAAAMDHLASFPGLVSIIGRGDTKMSIRVGKAFQVDMRLVDAEEFGAALQYFTGSQAHNIHVRRIAKEHGYKINEYGVFKLDDESRVAGATEEDVYQSIGLPWIAPELREDRHEFELATDGDLPDLIDTDDVLGDLHMHTSATDGQNTIAEMANAAIERGLKYIAITDHSKRVTMAGGLDAERLLKQWEIIDEIRPQYEGRLVILKGIECDILEAGGMDLPDEVLEQGDWILGSVHYGQKQPRDQITDRILGAIENPHVDCIAHPTGRILNRREAYDVDMDAVMQAAKENNKFLELNANPARLDLNDVHLAAAKKRGIPIVINTDAHVTDGLWVMRYGIRQARRGGLTSADVANTLPYEAFSKKLAEVGS from the coding sequence ATGGACAATTCCGCTGTTGCCGCCGTCTTCGAAGAGCTTGCTGAGCTACTCGAATTTCAAGGTGAAAACCCTTTCCGAATCCGTGCGTACCAGAACGGGGCTCGTGCAATTCGCGACCTCGATGAACCGATCGCGAATTTGGCGTCGGATCCGGATCGAGATTTGTCGAAACTGCCCGGGATTGGCAAAACCATCGCGGAGAAAACCAAGGTTCTCTTAGAGACAGGCTCGCTTCCGCAATTGGAAAAGTTGCGAGAGGCGGTCCCGGAGGTCGTGATTCAAATGTCACGGATTCCCGGGCTGGGTGCCAAGAAGGCCAGCAAGCTTCGCGAAGAATTGGGCATCGAGTCGCTGGAAGATCTGGCGGCAGCGTGTCGAGAAGGACGTGTCGCCAGCCTGAAAGGTTTCGCCAAAAAGACGGAAGCGGCGATCCTGGACGGGATGGCGATCGCGAAAGCGGCGTCGGAGCGAATCTACTGGTCGAAGGCAGATGATCTCACCCGCGAGATCGGCAAGCACATGCAGGCTTGCGACGTGATCGAGCAAATGGAATGGGCGGGCAGCTATCGACGAGGCCGTGACACGGTTGGTGATCTGGATTTGTTGGCGGTTGCTTCAGACCGAGCCGCCGCGATGGATCATCTTGCGAGTTTTCCTGGCTTGGTGTCGATCATCGGACGCGGCGACACAAAGATGTCAATCCGTGTCGGCAAAGCGTTCCAGGTCGACATGCGATTGGTGGACGCTGAAGAGTTCGGGGCGGCGCTGCAGTACTTCACCGGCAGCCAAGCTCACAACATTCATGTTCGCCGAATCGCGAAGGAACACGGGTACAAGATCAACGAGTACGGCGTGTTCAAGCTGGACGACGAATCTCGCGTGGCAGGCGCGACGGAAGAAGACGTGTATCAATCGATCGGTTTGCCATGGATTGCGCCGGAGTTGCGCGAAGATCGCCATGAATTCGAGTTGGCAACAGACGGTGACTTACCTGATCTGATTGACACCGACGATGTGCTCGGCGACTTGCACATGCACACTTCGGCAACCGATGGCCAGAACACGATCGCGGAGATGGCGAATGCGGCGATCGAGCGAGGTTTGAAGTACATCGCAATCACTGACCACAGCAAACGAGTGACGATGGCGGGCGGATTGGACGCCGAACGATTGCTCAAGCAGTGGGAGATCATCGACGAAATTCGTCCGCAGTACGAAGGCCGTTTGGTCATCCTGAAAGGCATCGAGTGCGATATTCTTGAAGCCGGTGGCATGGATTTGCCTGACGAGGTGTTGGAACAAGGCGATTGGATTCTGGGAAGTGTTCACTACGGGCAGAAGCAGCCTCGCGATCAGATCACAGACCGTATCCTGGGTGCGATCGAGAACCCACACGTGGACTGCATTGCTCACCCGACAGGTCGGATTTTGAATCGCCGCGAGGCTTACGACGTTGACATGGATGCCGTGATGCAGGCCGCGAAAGAGAACAACAAGTTTCTCGAACTCAATGCGAATCCGGCTCGGCTGGATTTGAACGACGTTCACCTGGCGGCGGCGAAGAAACGAGGTATTCCGATCGTGATCAACACCGACGCTCACGTCACGGATGGGCTGTGGGTGATGCGTTACGGAATCCGGCAGGCTCGCCGCGGTGGGCTGACTTCGGCCGATGTTGCCAACACATTGCCCTACGAGGCCTTTTCTAAAAAGCTAGCCGAAGTTGGCAGCTAA
- a CDS encoding ATP-binding protein has product MSLEPSLDGTTVDLASPSPAAASGPVIDTKYLRRLMHDLSAPTRHVSFFSGFVDEALTEPLDLDDARRSLQTVRTAAERMQQLTNMVSLHMRSIETLHATAANPNQRFSEEAYGVAELVADAWQKVGGDASVLTVQGDTKTCVDRSLLEIPIQQVLRNAISFAEESRPLKVVVAIQQTSDMISVAVEDNGIGFDTQYAEKICEPFECLGTGKDRREGAGLGLTVASLVIDALAGALKLQSDDKSGTKVTMSWPHHCKEAASDVE; this is encoded by the coding sequence ATGTCTCTTGAGCCATCGCTGGATGGAACTACCGTTGATCTAGCCTCACCGTCGCCTGCGGCGGCTTCCGGTCCGGTCATCGACACCAAGTACTTGCGTCGTTTGATGCATGACTTGAGTGCTCCGACGCGGCACGTGTCCTTCTTTTCAGGCTTTGTGGACGAGGCATTGACCGAACCATTGGATTTGGATGATGCCCGACGTTCTTTGCAAACCGTTCGCACCGCCGCCGAGCGGATGCAGCAGTTGACGAACATGGTGTCGTTGCACATGAGAAGCATCGAGACGTTGCACGCCACCGCCGCGAATCCGAACCAACGCTTTTCGGAAGAGGCGTACGGTGTCGCTGAGTTGGTGGCCGACGCGTGGCAAAAGGTTGGTGGGGATGCGTCAGTCTTGACGGTTCAAGGCGATACCAAAACGTGTGTGGATCGTAGTCTGCTGGAAATTCCCATTCAGCAAGTGCTGCGAAATGCGATCTCTTTCGCCGAAGAATCGCGACCACTCAAAGTCGTCGTGGCGATTCAACAAACCAGCGACATGATTTCGGTTGCGGTCGAAGACAATGGCATCGGATTTGACACGCAGTACGCAGAAAAAATCTGCGAGCCGTTTGAGTGCTTGGGCACCGGCAAAGATCGACGCGAAGGTGCTGGGTTGGGATTGACGGTGGCTTCGTTGGTGATTGATGCGTTGGCGGGGGCGTTGAAGTTGCAATCCGATGACAAATCGGGAACCAAGGTGACGATGAGTTGGCCACACCATTGCAAGGAAGCTGCCTCCGACGTCGAATGA
- a CDS encoding vWA domain-containing protein — protein MRNTLAEIRQHLKDHPWLVSMIFHTAALLVMGLWVFPDWMDRQGQVITASFTDLGDQESTFSLMPIASIEMPDMGELDFEDEPVETSTTSEMTEVDLPELMPSLEGLQASSVELLRPTPETRLASIRKMMTEVGGSETTERTESTVEQIGAADGIESATQSVENAIRGELKQGDTLVVWLLDASISLQLNRDRMARRIREFYEEIGALSRPDTSDGIDRHRLFSSVVAFGRGINEVSRPSLVGVNAIDAMTRVPVDTSGVENTMSAVDHVLNHYRYKTKRKERLMIVLLTDESGDDVEKLEYTIANCREAKAVVHVLGPTAVMGMQKGLQRWKSDQRGGAEYFLTVDRGPESAVPQRIFLPYWHEADVPLKLVKMQSVTALPWYGSAYRERVLSGFGPYSLTRLALQTGGTYTLYDDGVSDQYDVEKLRRYMPSYRSEGEVRVSVQDSLLRSFVVQSADLTMREKEQFAAPRTLFMGKRSPINPMQFTTMYLTPSAFRSQFGRLVKRERSKSEDALKSLDALLSESKTHNWRALLEGEKSERWRAAFSLARGRSLAAMARYHEYIAACDSAGEHIQTDTNMLIFMPSYHMNTSPGVALAEQARQVLNECVNQHRDTPWAELANWELQKEFGIEIQARSVPKPTPRIGVPRMPMTRSGGGSGMSVPSL, from the coding sequence ATGCGAAACACGTTGGCAGAGATTCGACAGCATTTGAAAGATCATCCTTGGTTGGTATCGATGATCTTTCATACCGCCGCCTTGCTGGTGATGGGACTGTGGGTCTTTCCCGACTGGATGGACAGGCAAGGACAAGTGATCACTGCGAGTTTTACTGACTTGGGTGATCAGGAGTCGACGTTCTCGTTGATGCCGATCGCTTCGATCGAAATGCCCGACATGGGCGAACTCGATTTCGAGGACGAACCCGTTGAGACTTCGACGACATCGGAGATGACGGAAGTGGATCTTCCTGAATTGATGCCGTCCTTGGAAGGATTGCAAGCGTCTTCGGTCGAGCTGCTCCGCCCGACTCCCGAGACTCGGTTGGCTTCGATCCGGAAGATGATGACCGAAGTCGGCGGCAGCGAGACGACGGAGCGGACTGAATCAACGGTAGAGCAAATCGGTGCCGCGGATGGAATCGAGTCCGCAACGCAGTCGGTCGAGAACGCGATCCGTGGCGAACTGAAGCAGGGCGACACATTGGTCGTGTGGTTGCTCGATGCTTCCATCAGTTTGCAACTCAACCGAGACCGAATGGCACGACGGATTCGCGAATTTTATGAAGAGATCGGCGCGTTGTCTCGGCCCGATACTTCGGACGGAATTGATCGGCATCGGTTGTTCAGCAGTGTGGTCGCGTTCGGGCGAGGCATCAACGAGGTCTCTCGTCCGTCACTGGTTGGCGTCAATGCAATCGATGCGATGACTCGAGTGCCGGTCGACACCAGCGGAGTCGAGAACACGATGTCCGCGGTGGACCATGTGCTCAATCACTATCGGTACAAGACGAAGCGCAAAGAACGATTGATGATCGTGTTGTTGACGGACGAATCCGGCGATGACGTGGAGAAGCTGGAATACACGATCGCGAATTGCCGCGAAGCCAAGGCGGTGGTTCACGTGCTGGGCCCCACCGCCGTGATGGGCATGCAAAAAGGATTGCAGCGATGGAAGTCCGACCAGCGGGGCGGTGCCGAGTACTTTTTGACCGTGGATCGAGGTCCTGAATCCGCGGTTCCGCAGCGGATTTTCTTGCCTTATTGGCACGAGGCGGATGTGCCGTTGAAGCTGGTCAAGATGCAATCCGTAACCGCGTTGCCTTGGTATGGGAGTGCCTATCGCGAGCGTGTGTTGTCTGGGTTTGGGCCTTACTCGCTGACTCGATTGGCGTTGCAAACGGGCGGCACTTACACGCTCTACGACGACGGTGTCTCGGACCAATACGATGTGGAAAAGCTCAGGCGGTACATGCCCAGCTATCGGTCTGAGGGAGAGGTGCGTGTGTCCGTGCAAGACAGTTTGTTGCGATCTTTCGTCGTTCAGTCCGCTGATCTGACCATGCGAGAGAAGGAGCAATTCGCGGCACCTCGGACGCTGTTCATGGGAAAGCGATCGCCGATCAATCCAATGCAATTCACGACGATGTACTTGACCCCATCTGCCTTTCGATCGCAGTTTGGCAGGCTGGTCAAACGCGAACGATCCAAGAGCGAGGATGCTTTGAAGTCGTTGGACGCGCTATTGTCAGAATCTAAAACGCACAATTGGCGAGCATTGTTGGAGGGTGAAAAATCCGAACGCTGGCGGGCCGCCTTCAGCCTGGCGAGGGGAAGATCGCTGGCGGCGATGGCACGCTATCACGAATACATCGCCGCTTGTGACTCAGCCGGTGAGCACATCCAAACCGATACGAACATGCTGATCTTCATGCCTTCGTATCACATGAACACGTCGCCCGGCGTGGCGCTCGCGGAGCAAGCCAGGCAAGTGCTCAACGAATGCGTCAACCAACACCGTGACACGCCATGGGCGGAGCTTGCGAATTGGGAATTGCAAAAGGAGTTCGGGATCGAGATCCAGGCTCGTTCGGTTCCAAAACCGACTCCGCGAATTGGCGTGCCTCGAATGCCGATGACTCGTTCTGGCGGCGGATCGGGGATGTCGGTCCCTTCGCTGTAG
- a CDS encoding putative quinol monooxygenase, producing MAILTIVAHITAKEDQVDLVKSELVKLIAPTLKEEGCVNYDLHQDNENPAHFMFYENWESRELWQQHTAGQPLKDFGAATEGAVEDIHIHEMTQLS from the coding sequence ATGGCAATCCTGACCATCGTCGCTCACATCACCGCGAAAGAAGATCAAGTCGACCTCGTGAAGAGCGAACTCGTGAAGTTGATCGCACCGACGCTGAAGGAAGAAGGGTGCGTGAACTACGACTTGCACCAGGACAACGAAAACCCGGCTCACTTCATGTTCTATGAAAACTGGGAATCACGTGAATTGTGGCAGCAACACACGGCTGGTCAGCCGTTGAAGGATTTCGGAGCAGCGACCGAAGGTGCCGTGGAAGACATTCACATTCATGAAATGACGCAGCTTTCTTAG